ACTTTATCACCGTGCACTGCGGAGTGACGTTAGAGACGGTCGCCCGCCTGCGGGAACAGGGCCGGATCACCGACATCGTCAGCCGGGGCGGTTCCTTCCTGACCGGCTGGATGCTGCACAACGGTCGGGAAAACCCGCTCTACGAGCAGTTCGACCGGCTCCTGGAGATCTGCCTGGCCCACGACGTCACCCTCAGCCTGGGCGACGGGCTGCGGCCCGGCTGCCTGGCGGACGCCACCGACCGGGCGCAGGTGCAGGAACTTCTCATTCTTGGGGAACTGGTGTCGCGGGCCAGGGCGCGGGGTGTGCAGGCGATGGTCGAGGGTCCCGGCCACGTGCCGCTGGACCAGGTGGCCATGAACATCCAGCTGCAGAAAGCTCTCTGCCAGGGGGCGCCCTTCTACGTCCTGGGCCCCCTGGTGACCGATGTCGCCCCCGGCTACGACCACATCACCGCCGCCATCGGCGGGGCCGTGGCCGCCATGGCCGGGGCCGATTTCATCTGTTATGTGACACCGGCCGAGCACCTCGGCTTGCCGACCATCGAGGACGTGCGCGAAGGGGTCATCGCCGCCCGCATCGCGGGGCACGCCGCCGACATCGTCAAGGGCGTGCCCGGGGCCGGGGAGTGGGACGCCGAGATGTCCCGGGCGCGCAAAGCCCTGGACTGGGAGCGGCAGATGGAACTGGCCCTCGACCCCGTCCGGGCGCGGCGTTACCATGCCGAACGCAACCCCGGACAGGCCGAGGGCCGGCGGGAGTGCACCATGTGCGGAGAGTACTGTGCCATGCGGCTCGTGGAGGGCTTTCTCGGACGGAAGCAGGGGATGTGTTAGTAATTGCGGTCTACTGTTCCAAGGGGCATTTGAGATACCGATGCGGCTTGGAGAAATCGGGGAAGAAGGCCTGATCAAGCGCTGGGCCCGGGGATTGCGGCTGTCTGCGGGCGTCGTCCGGGGCGTGGGGGACGACGCCGCCGTCCTCTGCGCCCCGGAAGGCGAACTGCTGCTCTTTACGACCGACATGCTGGTCGAAGGCGTGCACTTCACCCCGGCCCTTGTCCCCTACCGAGACCTGGGTTACAAGGCCCTGGCCGTGAACGTCAGCGACATCGCCGCCATGGGCGGTACGCCGCGCTGGGCCGTGGTCAGCCTGGGCCTGCCCCCCGGGGCCGCCGTGGAAGACCTGGACGCCTTTTACGCGGGGCTGAGCGAGGCGGCGGAGGCCTTCGGGGTGAGCATCGTCGGCGGGGATACCGTCCGCAGCCCCCGGGACCTGGTGGTGAACGTCGCCCTCCTGGGCGGCGCCGCACCCGACCGCGTCCTTTACCGTTCCGGGGCGCGTCCCGGGGACGCGGTCTTCGTTACCGGGAGCATCGGCGCCGCGGCCGCCGGCCTGTTCCTGCTGCAACACCCGGTACCCGAGTGTCCCGAAGAGGTGCAAGCGGTCCTCGTCCACGCCCATCGCCGGCCCGTGCCGCGGGTGGCCGCCGGTTCGGCGCTGGCCGCCGGCGGGGCCGTCACGGCGCTGGCCGATCTGAGCGACGGGCTGGCCACCGACCTGGCCCGGATTTGCGCGGCCAGCGGGACCGGCGCCCTGGTCCGCGCGCGGGACCTGCCCGTGAGCCCCGAGGCGCGGCTCCTGGCCCGGCTGGCCGGGACCGACCCCCTGGAATGGGCGCTCTACGGGGGCGAGGACTACGAACTGGTAGGTACCGCCCGTCCGGAGGACCTGCCCCGCTTGCGCGCGACCCTTGCCGCCATAGGCGTGCCACTGGCCGCGGTGGGTGAGGTTCGTCCCCGGGAGGCCGGCCTATACCTTCGGGATGAAACGGGCCGGGAAAGGCCCCTTTCACCCGGGGGGTACCAGCATTTCCCCGGGAACGAGGCGAGGTGACCAACGCTTGCTCAAAGTGAGGACGGGCTCCCCGGAAGAGACACTGGCCCTCGGCGCGGCCCTCGGGCAACTCTTGCGCCCCGGTGACCTCCTGTGCCTTTCGGGGGACCTCGGCGCGGGAAAAACGGCCTTCGCCCAGGGAGTGGCACGGGGGCTGGGGGTGGAAGGCCCGGTGACCAGCCCGACCTTTATCATCGTGAACGAGTACGAGGGCCGGCTGCCCTTTTATCACTTTGACGTTTACCGCCTGGATGACCCCGAAGAGATCACCCTTCTCGGTTTCGACGACTACCTGGAGGGAAACGGGGTTACCTTGATTGAATGGGCGGAACGTATCGAGAGGGCCCTGCCGGAGGAACGGCTGGGCATCAAGATCGAGCGGGACGGCGAGACGGGGCGGGTTTTCACCTTTGACGCCCGGGGTTCCCGCTACACCAGGCTGGTCGAGGAGTTGAGCCGGATTGCTCGTCCTGGGAATTGAGACTACCGGCCCGGTGCTGAGCGTGGGCCTGACGGATGGGCGGCAGCCGCTCGCCGAGACGTCCCTTTACGGCGCGCGTATCCACTCCGTGCGTCTCCTGCCGGCCATTAAGGACTTGCTTGCCGCCGCGGGCCGTACCTGCGGCGATCTCACGGGTGTCGCGGTCTCCCGCGGACCGGGGTCTTTTACCGGACTGCGCATCGGCCTGACCGTGGCCAAGACCCTGGCCCAGGTCCTATCCCTGCCCGCGGTGGGCGTGTCCTCCCTGGACGTGCTGGCCTATCCCTTAACCCGGAACGGAGGGGCGGCAATGGCCCTGGTGCCCGCCCGCAGGGGCGAGGTCTACGCCGCGCTTTACGAAGGCCCCGGGGAGGAACCCGTGGTGGGGCCGCGAAACATGGACCTGGCGCAACTGCTCACCGCGCTTGCCGACATTCCCGAAGGTCCCCTGCTATGCGTCGGCGAGGCGGCGGCGCTTTACGCCGGTGAACTGCGGCAGGCCCTGGGCGGGCGGCTGCGGCTGGTCCCGCCGGCCCTGAACCATCCTCGCGGCGCCGTGGTCGCTCAACTGGGGGTGGAACATCTCGCCCGGGGCGAGGCGGATGACCCTCTGCAACTGCAGCCCGTATACCTGCGCCTGTCGGCGGCCGAGATGGCATGGCAGGCACGCTGCCGGGGGGAGCAAGCCTGATGGTGACCTTTCAACCACTCTCCATCGAGCACCTGGACGCCATAGAGGAGATCGAGAAGAAGTCGTTCCCGACCCCTTGGCCGCGGCAGACCTTCGAGTTCGAGATCCTTTATAACGACCTGGCACACTACCTTGTGGCCGTCTGTGAAGGCCGGGTGGCCGGCTACGGAGGTTTCTGGATGGTGCTCGACGAGGCGCACGTTACCAATGTCGCCGTTCACCCCACCTTCCGCGGCCGCAAAATCGGCCGGGCGCTCATGGTAGCGTTGATGCAGCGCGCCGTCGCGCTGGGCGCCGACCGTATGACCCTTGAAGTCCGCCCGTCCAACACTATCGCCCGCAATCTGTACACCAGCCTTGGTTTTAGCGAGACGTACCGCCGCAGGGGCTATTACCAGGACAACAATGAGGACGCCATTGTCATGTGGAACAACTGCCTGACCCGCACATTAAAGCCCAGAGCGTAGGCGGCGACGCTCTGGGCCGGTGACCTTAAGGGCGGATGCTAGTTGTACCAGGCGATATGCGCGCAATCGACCCAGTAGAAGGGGATGAACGGGATAGGGGTTGCTCCTACCCTGATCGTCACCCCTGACAGGATGAGAATACCCAGGTCGAATACGCCCACTACGGTTCCGGTAACAGTATGGTCATTATCCAGGCCGACGGAGACAAAGTTCCCGACCTTGTTGGCCAATGTCCGGCAGGCCAGGTTAGTCGCCGAAAAGCAGCTGCTCATTCCGCACGAACCTCCTCTCCATTATTCACTTCTTCACTAACTTTTGCACTGAATCCGGCATGGTGGTGCTCGCCGACGACGCTACAATGTCCTGGCAGGGAACCTCAACAAAGGCCGGGGCCGGGACGAGTGCGCCGGCGGAATTGAAGATGAAGAGCGGCGGCACTAGCTGGACGTTGTTCCGGAAGACGCCGGCGACCACGCCCAGGACCAGGAAACCGTTACGGAGACTGAGGATGGCGAAGTTGCCGATCTCAAAGCGCAGTTTGCGGAAGCAGAAATTTACGGCCATCTCTATACCCCCTTTAGGTTTAATCTAGTACCTGAACCATTATATGGAACCGTACTCCATGATGTAACTCCGATTCCATGCCTTTCTAGGATAATGAAATTCAGATAAATGGTTATATTCGACCTGCCGGGTGCCGAACGGTATGGCAGGACTGCCATTATTTACTGACCCTGCGTCTGTTACCAACCTCTTATCGCAGGCATAAGCTGGAGAAACGAAAGGAACTGAGGGGGGCTTTCGGTGGGCAGACAGGACCTTGCCTCACTCATCTCGCTGATCGCCCTATCCTCCGGGGAAGGTACGGCTGGGAAGTCCCACGTGCATATTTTTGAGGGAACGATGGATGAGGCCGGGGGTCACCGGCATGTCTATGCCGGGGTGACCGGGGTGGCGACCGGGCCCGAGGAAGCCCATACCCATCCCCTGACCGGCTTAAGTGACATCGCCGGCCGGCATTTACACCGTCTGGAGGGCGTAACGGGCCCCGCTTGTTACCAGCCGGACGGCGGGCACACCCATCAATACAACGGCCGGACCCTGGAAAGCGATGGGCATACCCATTCCTTCGCCGGAGAGACCAGCGGGGAACGCCCGGCCTGAGGTCGGTAGGGGTTTCCATAAAGCCACTCCCTTTAAAGAGGGGGTGGCTTTTTAAGTTCCAGCGGCTAAATCCACTATAAACAGCAATTTTTTCAATCGCCCGGGAAAATGCGGATAGCAAGCAAATGAAGGCAAAGGAGCAACCCAGCTTTGTTTTTTGTTGATAGCTGAAAGGAAAGCAGCCTTGCCTGATGACTGTTAATAACAGATAATAAGGGGGCCTGTAAAAGGCATGGCGTATTATCCCCAGTTCTGTGACAGAGGTGTCCCCGGTGTCCTTCACCCTTTGCCTGGCATACGGCGAGAGGAATGAGCTTCTCGACCTGGCTTACCGGTATACCCCCCGTATCGAGCCCCTTGGCGACGGAAGCGCCTTTCTTAGCCTTCCTTCCGGCGGTTTAGCCCGTTTTTTCGCCTCCCTGGCCGGCGCCTTTCCGGAGGGCGAGGTGCAGGGGGGAGCGGGTTCCAGCCCTCTTATCGCCCGGGCGGCCCTACTGGCGGGGCGGGACGGGTGGCGGCGGGGGCTTAAGGTATGCCGTTATGCCCGTGGGGCGGCCTATTGCGTGCCGCCCGGAGGGGAGCGTACGTTTATCTCGGCCCTGCCGGTGGCCAGGCTCTGGCCCGTGCCGGAGGACGTACGCCGGGCCCTGTCCGCCTCGGGTTTTTTGACCCTCGGCGAGGTCGCCCGGGCCGGGGAGCAGGTGCTGGTTGCCCGTTTCGGACCGCTCGGCCGGCTGATTGCCGCTTACGCCCGCGGGGAAGACGGGCGGCGCGTGGCTGCCCTCTATCCGCCGGCGATCCTTTCCTGGCGCCGGGAACTGCCCGGGGTTTCGTCATCGGCTCCTCTTCTCCCGGCGCTGGAGGAGGGGGCGCGTGACCTGGCGCGGGAATTGCGGGAACGGGGGATGGGCTGCCGGCGGCTGGAACTCACCCTGACCGTCGATCACGGGCCATCCCTTTCTTTAGCGCGGGTAACGGCCGGCCTGCCGCCGGACGCGGTGCGCCTCTATACCCAACTGTCCCTGCTCCTGGCACGCCTGGAACCGCGGGAGGCGGTGGCCGCCGTGCGGGTGGTGGCCGCGGAACTCTACCCCCTGGTTCCCCAGCAGGTCGATCTTTTTGCCTTCCGCCAGGCGGCGGGGCAGGAAAACCTGGCCCGGGCGGTGGCCGCGGTGGAGGAAAAGCACCCGGGGAGCCTGGTCCGGGCGCGTTCCCTGCTCACCGGCCTGCGCCGGGAGCGGGCGCTGGCCTGTTACGACCCGTGGCGGGCCGATCGGTCGTCAGCAGCCGGTCAAGAGCTTGCGGGAGGCCGCTGTCGGGAGGCGGGACGGGGGATGGCTGTGTAATGCCCCGGCTGATCGACCGTCCGGTGACGGTAAGCGTCTCCGCATGCGGCCTGCCGGAGTGCTTTTCCTGGCGGGGGCGGACCTACCGGGTGACCCGGCTCCTGGATTTATGGCGGGAAACGGGCCGCTGGTGGGCGGGGGAGAGGCCCCGCTTCTTCTACCGGGTGGCCGCCGGGGAGAAAGGGGTCTTTGAGCTTTACCGGGAGGAAGGCGCGCCGGCCTGGTATCTGTATAAGGCGTATGACTGATTGCCGCCAGAGCGCGCACCGACATCGGGGCAGAGGTGAGGGTCAGGGGTGTCCCCCGGAACGGCTTCCAGCACTCAACTTACTGCCTTAGGAAAGCCGTCTGTACTTAGGTTTGCAATTCAACCAAAGTATAAAGTTGAGTGCTGGACTGGAAGTGGAGGGGGATTCCCCTGACCCTCACCCAGCCGATGGACGGCCCCTACCAAGCCTGCCTAAAGAAGGGTGGGAAGCGAGAGGTGAGAGGTGAGAAGTGAGAGGTGGGAAGTGGGATGTTTGAAGGAATTCGCTTCGCGAATTCCCATCCGCCGTTCTCACCTCTCACCTCCCACATCCCACATCTCATTCGGGGTGGGCCGGGGGCGGATAGAGGAGGCCTATGACTGAGCGGTCTTTCGTTCACCTGCATGTCCATTCGTCCTTTTCCTTCCTGGACGGGGCGAGCCCGGTCGAGGACCTGGCGGCGGCCGCTGCGGCGGCGGGCATGCCCGCCCTGGCCCTGACGGAC
This portion of the Thermoanaerobacterales bacterium genome encodes:
- a CDS encoding DUF6504 family protein; this translates as MPRLIDRPVTVSVSACGLPECFSWRGRTYRVTRLLDLWRETGRWWAGERPRFFYRVAAGEKGVFELYREEGAPAWYLYKAYD
- the thiL gene encoding thiamine-phosphate kinase, whose protein sequence is MRLGEIGEEGLIKRWARGLRLSAGVVRGVGDDAAVLCAPEGELLLFTTDMLVEGVHFTPALVPYRDLGYKALAVNVSDIAAMGGTPRWAVVSLGLPPGAAVEDLDAFYAGLSEAAEAFGVSIVGGDTVRSPRDLVVNVALLGGAAPDRVLYRSGARPGDAVFVTGSIGAAAAGLFLLQHPVPECPEEVQAVLVHAHRRPVPRVAAGSALAAGGAVTALADLSDGLATDLARICAASGTGALVRARDLPVSPEARLLARLAGTDPLEWALYGGEDYELVGTARPEDLPRLRATLAAIGVPLAAVGEVRPREAGLYLRDETGRERPLSPGGYQHFPGNEAR
- the rimI gene encoding ribosomal protein S18-alanine N-acetyltransferase, whose translation is MVTFQPLSIEHLDAIEEIEKKSFPTPWPRQTFEFEILYNDLAHYLVAVCEGRVAGYGGFWMVLDEAHVTNVAVHPTFRGRKIGRALMVALMQRAVALGADRMTLEVRPSNTIARNLYTSLGFSETYRRRGYYQDNNEDAIVMWNNCLTRTLKPRA
- the thiC gene encoding phosphomethylpyrimidine synthase ThiC yields the protein MTQMLQALQGKITPEMERIAASEGREAEFIRRGVAEGTIVIPANRNHAGLVPAAVGRGLRTKVNANIGTSTGLRSLDNELNKLRVVLDAGADTVMDLSTGGDLDEIRRRLLAACPAPLGTVPIYQAAVEAKERHGSIVAMTADELFAVIERQAADGVDFITVHCGVTLETVARLREQGRITDIVSRGGSFLTGWMLHNGRENPLYEQFDRLLEICLAHDVTLSLGDGLRPGCLADATDRAQVQELLILGELVSRARARGVQAMVEGPGHVPLDQVAMNIQLQKALCQGAPFYVLGPLVTDVAPGYDHITAAIGGAVAAMAGADFICYVTPAEHLGLPTIEDVREGVIAARIAGHAADIVKGVPGAGEWDAEMSRARKALDWERQMELALDPVRARRYHAERNPGQAEGRRECTMCGEYCAMRLVEGFLGRKQGMC
- a CDS encoding YmaF family protein; protein product: MGRQDLASLISLIALSSGEGTAGKSHVHIFEGTMDEAGGHRHVYAGVTGVATGPEEAHTHPLTGLSDIAGRHLHRLEGVTGPACYQPDGGHTHQYNGRTLESDGHTHSFAGETSGERPA
- the tsaB gene encoding tRNA (adenosine(37)-N6)-threonylcarbamoyltransferase complex dimerization subunit type 1 TsaB — its product is MLVLGIETTGPVLSVGLTDGRQPLAETSLYGARIHSVRLLPAIKDLLAAAGRTCGDLTGVAVSRGPGSFTGLRIGLTVAKTLAQVLSLPAVGVSSLDVLAYPLTRNGGAAMALVPARRGEVYAALYEGPGEEPVVGPRNMDLAQLLTALADIPEGPLLCVGEAAALYAGELRQALGGRLRLVPPALNHPRGAVVAQLGVEHLARGEADDPLQLQPVYLRLSAAEMAWQARCRGEQA
- the tsaE gene encoding tRNA (adenosine(37)-N6)-threonylcarbamoyltransferase complex ATPase subunit type 1 TsaE, with amino-acid sequence MRTGSPEETLALGAALGQLLRPGDLLCLSGDLGAGKTAFAQGVARGLGVEGPVTSPTFIIVNEYEGRLPFYHFDVYRLDDPEEITLLGFDDYLEGNGVTLIEWAERIERALPEERLGIKIERDGETGRVFTFDARGSRYTRLVEELSRIARPGN